One window from the genome of Candidatus Afararchaeum irisae encodes:
- a CDS encoding HD domain-containing protein: MTGKFETVRRIVDDDDEIEGYLEAQNTTAVKRLGYNDHGRKHIGIVQERALELLELLAGDSNHDGVGLGVEEHKKGLGYEDAKVVVYLAATLHDVGHVVHRDRHPYYSVDLADGIVDRILGEADVYTEKQKIAVKGDVLHAILCHHTEESPLTAEAGIVRVADALDMEMGRSRLPYEKGRRGIDTVSSQAVKEVRLLDGRDEHGVPVLIEIDLRNSAGIYQVDSLLRSKVEDSGIKNQIRIVAVNEGDDIVGKIEF, translated from the coding sequence ATGACGGGTAAATTCGAGACCGTACGTCGTATAGTCGATGACGACGACGAGATAGAGGGCTACCTCGAGGCGCAGAACACGACAGCGGTCAAACGCCTCGGCTACAACGACCACGGCAGGAAACACATCGGCATAGTCCAGGAGAGGGCACTCGAACTCCTCGAACTCCTCGCGGGTGACTCGAACCACGACGGGGTCGGCTTAGGCGTCGAAGAACACAAGAAAGGGCTCGGATACGAGGACGCGAAGGTCGTAGTCTACCTCGCCGCTACGCTCCACGACGTTGGACACGTCGTCCACCGTGACAGACATCCCTACTACTCCGTCGATCTCGCCGACGGGATAGTCGACAGGATACTCGGGGAAGCTGACGTCTACACCGAGAAGCAGAAGATAGCGGTAAAGGGCGACGTCCTCCACGCGATACTCTGCCACCACACAGAGGAGTCGCCCCTGACGGCTGAGGCGGGTATAGTCAGGGTCGCAGACGCTCTCGACATGGAGATGGGGAGGTCACGTCTGCCGTACGAGAAGGGGAGACGAGGTATCGACACCGTGTCGTCTCAGGCTGTGAAGGAGGTACGTCTTCTCGACGGAAGAGACGAACACGGCGTTCCCGTGTTGATAGAGATCGACCTTCGAAACTCCGCGGGGATATACCAGGTCGACTCACTCCTGAGGTCAAAAGTCGAGGACAGCGGGATCAAGAACCAGATACGTATAGTAGCAGTAAACGAAGGCGACGACATAGTCGGAAAGATAGAGTTCTAA
- a CDS encoding sulfurtransferase TusA family protein: MTEVRWEDVLELPDEVDDETAEELYEEADTKQDMMGETCPYPQLEAKKAVDEMEEGELLVQETDHVPSAENVPNAVDDDAEAKVWSDGGTYRIFLWKR; the protein is encoded by the coding sequence ATGACTGAAGTTAGGTGGGAAGACGTTCTCGAGCTTCCTGACGAGGTCGACGACGAGACAGCCGAGGAGCTATACGAGGAGGCTGACACGAAGCAGGACATGATGGGGGAGACGTGTCCGTATCCTCAGCTTGAGGCGAAGAAGGCTGTCGACGAGATGGAGGAAGGGGAGCTTCTCGTCCAGGAGACAGACCATGTCCCGAGCGCCGAGAACGTCCCTAACGCGGTCGACGACGACGCCGAGGCAAAAGTCTGGAGCGACGGCGGAACCTACAGGATATTCCTCTGGAAAAGATAG
- a CDS encoding rhodanese-like domain-containing protein — protein MVEYISTDDLHDRIESGEKPQIIDIRSEDEYEEGHIPGAENIPLDELPLKIGEHDWGDDVVVVCKIGESSVQGARLIKAYEGVSDDAEVASMEGGMENWEYDTETDGE, from the coding sequence ATGGTGGAGTATATCAGCACTGACGATCTTCACGACAGGATAGAGTCGGGGGAGAAGCCCCAGATCATAGACATACGTTCGGAGGACGAGTACGAAGAGGGGCATATACCCGGCGCGGAGAACATACCTCTCGACGAACTCCCTCTCAAGATAGGCGAACACGACTGGGGGGACGACGTCGTGGTTGTCTGTAAGATCGGCGAAAGCTCCGTACAGGGTGCACGTCTCATAAAGGCATACGAGGGCGTCAGCGACGACGCCGAAGTCGCGAGCATGGAGGGAGGTATGGAGAACTGGGAGTACGACACCGAGACCGACGGCGAGTAG
- the phoU gene encoding phosphate signaling complex protein PhoU, protein MARKDYQERLDDLRQDVLYMGEVVINRLEKGLDALETKDDDLAWEVIEKDSEVNDLYLEIEQECIDLLALQQPVAGDLRFIVASFKIITDLERVGDLATNLGDYALDAEKYVFPEVDIRNVGDDASEMVSQAMEAYENEDTDLTYEISEYDDGLDQRCEEISNEIIRNLIEMETGDADEDIETTLNEVSRLLLTVRDLERVGDHAVNIAARTLYMVENDDELIW, encoded by the coding sequence ATGGCGCGAAAGGACTACCAGGAAAGGTTAGACGATCTTCGGCAGGACGTCCTCTACATGGGGGAGGTCGTCATAAACCGTCTCGAAAAGGGACTCGACGCCCTTGAGACGAAGGACGACGACCTCGCGTGGGAGGTCATAGAGAAGGACAGCGAGGTCAACGATCTCTATCTGGAGATAGAACAGGAGTGTATAGACCTCTTAGCTCTACAACAGCCCGTAGCGGGTGACCTGCGTTTCATAGTGGCTTCTTTTAAGATAATTACCGACCTCGAACGCGTCGGAGACCTCGCCACCAACCTCGGCGACTACGCCCTCGACGCTGAGAAGTACGTCTTCCCCGAGGTCGACATACGTAACGTAGGCGACGACGCCTCCGAGATGGTGAGTCAGGCGATGGAGGCGTACGAGAACGAGGACACCGATCTCACATACGAGATCTCGGAGTACGACGACGGTCTCGACCAGAGGTGTGAGGAGATAAGCAACGAGATAATACGTAACCTGATCGAGATGGAGACGGGGGACGCCGACGAGGACATAGAGACAACACTCAACGAGGTCTCACGTCTCCTTCTGACTGTGAGAGACCTCGAACGTGTCGGAGACCACGCCGTCAACATAGCCGCACGGACTCTCTACATGGTCGAGAACGACGACGAACTCATCTGGTAA
- a CDS encoding class I SAM-dependent methyltransferase family protein has translation MTEYAVRVPKEETEAVMRKAEKEGVYDDARSVKKSETAGEEKTEIPVTGEVTLDGYDAFEQESPEYRKTSLEDLTDVEDPPSSWKTVGDVVLVNLGGYTSEEKTEIGESLLELTSARTVLDYRGVSGEMRKPDVGLVAGDEETETLHRENGFEFRLDPAEVMFSVGNAEERLRMRETVGEGETVFDMFAGIGYFSVPAAVGGAEVVAAEINPVSCSYLEENARLNGVESRIEAYNENCLDVAPDREIDRVLMGHFDAVSEEFMRHAVSSVDGKGVLHVHDAAYDPAETEEEIRRLVEDRGLGASVETRRIKGYSEGVSHYVFDVEVGV, from the coding sequence ATGACAGAGTACGCCGTCCGTGTTCCGAAGGAAGAGACAGAAGCCGTGATGCGGAAGGCGGAGAAAGAGGGCGTCTATGACGACGCGAGAAGCGTCAAGAAGTCGGAGACGGCTGGCGAGGAGAAGACCGAGATACCGGTTACGGGAGAGGTGACTCTCGACGGCTACGACGCCTTCGAACAGGAGAGTCCCGAGTACAGGAAGACGAGTCTCGAAGACCTAACAGACGTAGAAGATCCGCCCTCAAGCTGGAAGACCGTAGGCGACGTCGTCCTCGTGAATCTGGGAGGCTACACGTCAGAGGAGAAGACCGAGATAGGCGAGTCTCTCCTCGAACTTACGAGCGCGAGGACAGTCCTCGACTACAGGGGTGTGTCGGGTGAGATGAGGAAGCCGGATGTCGGTCTCGTAGCTGGAGACGAAGAGACTGAGACTCTCCACCGTGAGAACGGATTCGAGTTCAGGCTCGACCCCGCCGAGGTGATGTTCTCTGTCGGAAACGCCGAGGAGAGGCTGCGTATGCGCGAGACGGTCGGCGAGGGCGAGACAGTCTTCGACATGTTCGCGGGGATCGGCTACTTCTCTGTACCCGCAGCGGTCGGGGGTGCCGAGGTCGTCGCCGCCGAGATAAACCCGGTCTCGTGTTCCTACCTCGAGGAAAACGCACGTCTCAACGGTGTCGAAAGCCGTATCGAGGCTTACAACGAGAACTGTCTCGACGTGGCCCCAGACCGGGAGATAGACAGGGTGCTGATGGGTCATTTCGACGCCGTCTCGGAGGAGTTTATGAGACACGCGGTGTCGTCAGTAGACGGCAAAGGCGTGCTACACGTACACGACGCAGCCTACGATCCCGCCGAGACCGAGGAGGAGATACGTAGACTCGTCGAGGACAGGGGACTCGGAGCCTCGGTCGAGACGAGAAGGATAAAGGGATACTCAGAGGGTGTGTCGCATTACGTCTTTGACGTAGAGGTCGGGGTATAG
- a CDS encoding TMEM165/GDT1 family protein has product MAAWIEVITTAFFLQLMSLPGEKGQLVIAGLATKYSPWMVVAGASTAFGGWTVLEILLGNALKDALPRVYLDGATAALFFIFAFWILYTSPGRGKGSEKRRVSDGGSESKEDTDETGTQLSEIDLPDETRFYGFIPSFSMMAVGEFGDKTQIITIGLAATYGVHPGIWVGEMLAIIPVSAANAYFFNRASHRINQRWFHLVSAGIFLLFAFDTTAKYAIGRSFLPIG; this is encoded by the coding sequence ATGGCTGCTTGGATAGAGGTTATTACGACGGCTTTCTTCCTCCAGTTAATGTCTCTCCCGGGTGAGAAGGGTCAGCTAGTCATAGCGGGGCTTGCGACGAAGTACAGCCCGTGGATGGTCGTCGCAGGTGCGAGTACGGCATTCGGAGGCTGGACAGTTCTCGAAATACTCCTCGGAAACGCCCTCAAGGACGCTCTCCCGAGGGTCTACCTCGACGGCGCGACCGCGGCGCTCTTCTTCATATTCGCGTTCTGGATACTCTACACGTCGCCGGGGAGAGGGAAAGGAAGTGAAAAGAGACGTGTCTCCGACGGCGGGTCTGAGAGTAAGGAAGACACAGACGAGACTGGGACTCAACTGAGTGAGATAGACCTGCCCGACGAGACGAGGTTCTACGGCTTTATCCCATCATTCTCGATGATGGCAGTCGGAGAGTTCGGAGACAAGACACAGATAATCACGATAGGTCTCGCAGCTACCTACGGCGTACATCCCGGAATCTGGGTGGGCGAGATGCTCGCCATAATCCCCGTGAGTGCCGCAAACGCCTACTTCTTTAACAGAGCGTCACACCGTATAAACCAGAGATGGTTCCATCTCGTCTCGGCGGGAATCTTCCTCCTCTTCGCATTCGACACCACAGCGAAGTACGCGATAGGCAGGTCTTTTCTACCAATAGGCTGA
- a CDS encoding SDR family oxidoreductase produces MTSLEGQTVLVTGASKGMGREMALRFADEGAKVVLVARDGDELDDVAKEANGETLVATADVRNPQEVEATVDVAVDEFGSIDTLVNNAGVGLLSLYDERKDLVDVSEEDWDTVIETNLKGVFLFTKYVLPSMESGGNVINISSGLGRKAAEGWSPYVTSKWGLEGLTRTVALEVEDDGVNVNGVYPGGRVETGFWKHLPEEERDEILPPDVMNDAAVLLAQQDKNGVTGESISADDWEERLG; encoded by the coding sequence ATGACCAGTCTCGAAGGACAGACGGTTCTCGTGACGGGTGCGAGCAAGGGAATGGGAAGAGAGATGGCTCTGCGTTTCGCCGATGAGGGAGCGAAGGTAGTCCTCGTAGCGAGGGACGGAGACGAACTCGATGACGTAGCCAAGGAGGCGAACGGCGAGACCCTAGTGGCTACCGCAGACGTCCGAAACCCGCAGGAGGTCGAGGCGACAGTCGACGTCGCAGTAGATGAGTTCGGAAGTATAGACACGCTCGTCAACAACGCGGGTGTGGGACTCCTCAGCCTCTACGACGAGAGAAAAGACCTCGTCGATGTCTCCGAGGAGGACTGGGACACAGTGATAGAGACCAACCTCAAGGGTGTCTTCCTCTTCACCAAGTACGTCCTTCCGAGTATGGAAAGCGGCGGCAACGTCATAAATATCTCGTCAGGTCTCGGGAGAAAAGCCGCTGAGGGCTGGTCGCCCTACGTGACCTCGAAATGGGGTCTCGAAGGACTCACGAGGACGGTTGCACTCGAAGTCGAGGACGACGGAGTCAACGTAAACGGAGTATACCCCGGAGGCAGAGTCGAGACGGGATTCTGGAAACATCTCCCCGAGGAAGAACGTGACGAGATACTTCCGCCTGACGTCATGAACGACGCCGCTGTCCTGCTAGCTCAGCAGGACAAAAACGGGGTCACGGGAGAGTCGATCTCCGCAGACGACTGGGAGGAGAGGCTCGGATGA
- a CDS encoding redox-regulated ATPase YchF, with protein MITVGLAGKPNAGKSTFFKAATSADVEVGNYPFTTIEANRGVTHVRTDCPCLELDERCGNCRDGRRYVPVEIIDVAGLVPEAHKGRGLGNQFLDELRQADVIVHVVDAAGATDSEGEPVAVGEHSPVEDVDFLEEELDMWTYGILRDNWEKIERRSRTPDFDFESELTDVLTGVGATENEIRLALRRIDQPESFGDWDDSDIRLLAREIRRITKPIAVAANKVDIAPDDLVEKLLDTEGVVVPTTGKAELGLRNGDESGILSYAPGDSEFEILEDDGVSDSQLKALGEIRGVFDEYGGTGIQKVLNDAVYGLLERVTVYPVENESGWTDGSGNVLPDAFLLERGSTPVDLAYSVHSDVGEGYLHAVDARTRQRIANDYEVEEGDVIKIVSTA; from the coding sequence ATGATCACGGTGGGTCTCGCGGGAAAGCCCAACGCGGGTAAGTCGACCTTCTTCAAGGCGGCGACGAGCGCGGACGTAGAGGTCGGAAACTACCCTTTCACGACGATAGAGGCGAACAGAGGGGTCACCCACGTCCGTACCGACTGTCCGTGTCTCGAACTCGACGAGAGATGTGGCAACTGCAGAGACGGAAGACGGTACGTCCCGGTCGAGATAATAGACGTCGCGGGTCTCGTCCCCGAGGCACACAAGGGACGCGGTCTCGGAAACCAGTTCCTCGACGAGCTGAGACAGGCTGACGTCATAGTGCACGTCGTCGACGCCGCGGGTGCGACCGACTCGGAGGGCGAGCCCGTGGCTGTCGGTGAACACAGCCCTGTCGAGGACGTCGACTTCCTCGAGGAGGAGCTCGACATGTGGACATACGGTATTCTGAGGGACAACTGGGAGAAGATAGAGAGACGTTCGAGGACGCCTGACTTCGACTTCGAGTCGGAGCTAACCGACGTACTCACGGGCGTCGGAGCGACCGAGAACGAGATACGTCTCGCTCTGCGGAGGATAGACCAGCCCGAGAGCTTCGGCGACTGGGACGACTCCGACATAAGACTGCTTGCGAGGGAGATAAGACGTATCACGAAGCCGATAGCCGTCGCCGCGAACAAGGTCGACATAGCTCCAGACGACCTCGTCGAGAAACTCCTCGACACCGAGGGAGTCGTAGTTCCGACGACCGGGAAGGCGGAACTCGGACTCAGAAACGGAGATGAGTCTGGGATTCTGAGCTACGCACCCGGTGACTCGGAGTTCGAGATACTCGAAGACGACGGCGTATCCGACTCACAGCTAAAGGCACTCGGAGAGATACGCGGCGTGTTCGATGAGTACGGAGGAACCGGGATACAGAAGGTTCTCAACGACGCCGTCTACGGTCTCCTCGAACGCGTCACTGTCTACCCCGTCGAGAACGAGTCGGGCTGGACCGACGGCTCGGGTAACGTCCTTCCCGACGCCTTCCTCTTAGAACGCGGATCGACTCCTGTCGACCTCGCCTACTCAGTCCACTCCGACGTCGGTGAGGGATATCTCCACGCCGTAGACGCGAGGACACGCCAGAGGATAGCCAACGACTACGAGGTCGAGGAGGGTGACGTCATAAAGATCGTGAGCACCGCATAG
- a CDS encoding winged helix-turn-helix domain-containing protein translates to MDRTLWYLVAGTRGGENRGRILWKLVDNPMNTNQLAEELDLNYRTVSHHLEVLEDNSLIEKHGEGYGCLYFLTENMESKIEELEKILMKSEYDFFETAETEAGSEATTTST, encoded by the coding sequence ATGGATCGAACACTTTGGTACCTCGTAGCAGGTACAAGGGGGGGAGAGAACAGGGGAAGGATACTCTGGAAGTTAGTCGACAACCCGATGAACACCAACCAGCTCGCTGAGGAGCTCGACCTCAACTACAGGACGGTGTCACATCACCTCGAAGTCCTAGAGGACAACAGCCTCATAGAGAAACACGGTGAGGGATACGGCTGTCTCTACTTCCTCACCGAGAACATGGAGTCGAAGATAGAGGAACTTGAGAAGATACTCATGAAGTCGGAGTACGACTTCTTCGAGACAGCCGAGACGGAAGCAGGATCAGAAGCAACGACAACCTCGACGTAG
- a CDS encoding DUF302 domain-containing protein: protein MSIMNKAMYAVGGMEFTVETRVRGDFDEVVEFVIETLEDEGMGIQADLDPGNGIQQNIDEEFPNYRILGACALEYAYEALSTDKRMGAMMPCNMVVYEDDETDEIVVRGVDTQRVLPVTGNSELQHLADEISEVFETVLDRVDEEFESVE from the coding sequence ATGTCCATAATGAACAAGGCGATGTATGCCGTCGGTGGAATGGAGTTCACTGTAGAAACACGTGTGAGAGGAGATTTCGACGAAGTCGTCGAGTTCGTGATAGAGACCTTAGAGGACGAGGGAATGGGAATACAGGCTGACCTCGACCCCGGAAACGGCATACAGCAGAACATCGACGAGGAGTTCCCCAACTACCGTATTCTCGGGGCTTGCGCTCTCGAATACGCCTACGAGGCTCTCTCGACCGACAAGAGAATGGGGGCTATGATGCCGTGTAACATGGTAGTCTACGAGGACGACGAGACCGACGAGATAGTCGTCCGAGGCGTCGACACACAGAGGGTTCTGCCTGTCACGGGCAACTCGGAGCTACAGCATCTCGCCGACGAGATAAGTGAGGTCTTCGAGACGGTTCTCGACAGGGTCGACGAAGAGTTCGAGTCAGTGGAGTAG
- a CDS encoding methylated-DNA--[protein]-cysteine S-methyltransferase, which yields MKTGIFHRYSDYLESYVQVGTAGDKVVSVSFPETPDEDSIEDGLELLDSIFEYLDREDTDLSEYDVGLTLGGIERSALLRTRDIPRGTTITYEELAESIGADEDDYDDVREALVSNPVPVLLPCHRVVEESGIGDYTGDTEIKRRLLELEDAH from the coding sequence ATGAAGACGGGTATCTTCCACAGATACTCCGACTACCTCGAAAGCTATGTACAGGTCGGGACGGCGGGAGACAAGGTAGTTAGCGTCTCGTTTCCCGAGACGCCCGACGAAGACAGCATAGAGGACGGGCTCGAACTTCTCGACTCTATATTTGAGTACCTCGACCGAGAAGACACTGACCTCTCGGAGTACGACGTCGGACTGACACTCGGAGGCATCGAGAGGTCGGCTCTTCTCAGGACACGTGACATACCCCGCGGCACGACTATCACGTACGAAGAACTCGCCGAGTCGATAGGTGCCGACGAGGACGACTACGACGACGTGCGTGAGGCTCTCGTCTCGAACCCGGTTCCTGTACTCCTGCCGTGCCACAGGGTGGTCGAGGAGTCTGGGATAGGAGACTACACCGGAGACACCGAGATTAAGAGACGTCTTCTCGAACTCGAAGACGCTCACTAA
- a CDS encoding TATA-box-binding protein: MVDPKDTIEIENVVASTSIGQELDLQQVTMDMEGADYDPDQFPGLVYRTAEPKTAALIFRSGKIVCTGAKSIDGVDGGLKIVFDKLRDLGIDVEENPEITVQNIVASADLGHDLNLNAIAIGLGLENIEYEPEQFPGLVYRLDDPEVVVLLFGSGKLVVTGGEKPEDADRAVDRILNELENLDLLG, from the coding sequence ATGGTTGATCCAAAGGACACGATAGAGATAGAGAACGTAGTCGCATCAACCTCGATAGGTCAGGAGCTCGATCTCCAGCAGGTTACTATGGACATGGAAGGAGCGGATTATGACCCCGATCAGTTCCCGGGTCTCGTCTACCGGACGGCGGAGCCCAAGACGGCGGCGCTCATATTCCGGTCAGGTAAGATAGTCTGTACGGGTGCGAAGAGTATAGACGGCGTCGACGGGGGGCTCAAGATAGTCTTCGACAAGCTCCGTGACCTCGGAATAGACGTCGAGGAGAACCCCGAGATCACCGTCCAGAACATAGTCGCGAGTGCTGACCTCGGACACGACCTCAACCTCAACGCGATAGCCATAGGTCTCGGACTCGAGAACATAGAGTACGAGCCCGAACAGTTCCCGGGTCTCGTCTACCGTCTCGACGACCCCGAGGTTGTCGTACTCCTCTTCGGAAGCGGAAAGCTAGTCGTCACAGGAGGAGAGAAGCCTGAGGACGCAGACAGGGCGGTAGACAGGATACTCAATGAACTGGAGAACCTCGATCTCTTAGGATGA
- a CDS encoding THUMP domain-containing protein, translating into MYLLELKSSNHELALAEARSVGDVYETARGVAVCKALDLERAKRLGMSHRVLRYMAKSDASLEGVLRAVETCEYAFSGSFSVRARGVEETEIPVGTETLERKVGSVIHERGHEVDLEDPDNEFRLVFTDDRCYFGKVVVDVSKEFSDRPTDKPFFKPGSMSPMLARTLANIAGAGKSRLVLDPMCGTGGVLVEGGLVGSEVVGFDSDRQVLRGAETNLREYLESDGWHLGAADASRLPLRESSVDCAVTDFPYGRASSVDADSVRSLAENVLDELSRVVSDGGRCVVVCDRWLVDEAEAAGFEVVERLEDRVHKSLTRRILALESKK; encoded by the coding sequence GTGTACCTCCTCGAACTCAAGAGCTCGAACCACGAACTCGCCCTCGCCGAGGCACGCTCCGTCGGAGACGTCTATGAGACAGCTCGGGGAGTCGCCGTCTGTAAGGCTCTCGACCTCGAACGCGCAAAGAGACTCGGGATGTCACACCGCGTCCTGAGGTACATGGCTAAGTCGGACGCCTCACTCGAAGGAGTCCTAAGAGCGGTCGAGACCTGTGAGTACGCCTTCTCAGGGAGCTTCAGCGTCCGCGCCCGCGGGGTCGAGGAAACAGAGATCCCCGTCGGTACTGAGACCCTCGAAAGGAAGGTCGGGAGTGTGATACACGAGAGAGGGCACGAGGTCGACCTCGAAGATCCCGACAATGAGTTCCGTCTCGTCTTCACCGACGACAGATGTTACTTCGGAAAGGTGGTCGTCGACGTCTCGAAGGAGTTCTCCGACCGTCCGACTGACAAGCCCTTCTTCAAGCCCGGTAGCATGTCGCCTATGCTCGCGCGGACACTCGCTAACATCGCGGGCGCGGGCAAGTCGAGACTCGTTCTCGATCCGATGTGTGGCACGGGCGGTGTACTCGTCGAGGGCGGTCTCGTGGGATCAGAAGTCGTGGGATTCGACTCCGACAGACAGGTTCTGAGAGGGGCGGAGACCAACCTGCGCGAGTATCTCGAAAGCGACGGATGGCACCTCGGAGCCGCAGACGCCTCACGTCTTCCTCTCAGGGAGTCGTCGGTAGACTGTGCTGTGACGGACTTCCCGTACGGCAGAGCCTCGTCGGTCGACGCCGACTCTGTGAGGTCACTCGCCGAGAACGTCTTAGATGAGCTTTCGAGAGTAGTGAGCGACGGAGGGAGATGTGTCGTAGTCTGTGACAGATGGCTCGTCGACGAGGCGGAGGCGGCGGGATTCGAGGTCGTCGAGAGGCTCGAGGACAGGGTACACAAGTCGCTGACAAGACGGATTCTGGCTCTTGAGTCGAAGAAATAA
- a CDS encoding UPF0058 family protein, protein MQKDEVIHIHALLHETLEFLEENDLASFDDSSLDVRPTDVHKPKEEHEKAVFALGNQLADAMAEDEFSDVGRVRERMKELIEERSK, encoded by the coding sequence ATGCAGAAGGACGAAGTTATACATATCCACGCTCTTCTCCACGAGACTCTGGAGTTCCTGGAGGAGAACGACCTCGCTTCCTTCGACGACTCTTCTCTCGACGTACGACCTACCGACGTACACAAGCCCAAGGAAGAACACGAGAAGGCTGTCTTCGCACTCGGAAACCAGCTCGCCGACGCGATGGCAGAGGACGAGTTCTCCGACGTCGGCAGGGTGAGAGAGAGGATGAAAGAGCTCATAGAGGAGAGAAGTAAGTAA
- a CDS encoding GIY-YIG nuclease family protein yields the protein MHYVYVVECSDGSLYTGYTTDTDRRLEEHNSGDGAKYTRGRTPVELVHEEEYGSRSEAMRREHEIKQMSRDEKIDLLTG from the coding sequence ATGCATTACGTCTACGTAGTCGAGTGTTCCGACGGAAGCCTCTATACTGGCTACACGACAGACACCGACAGACGCCTTGAGGAGCACAACTCGGGTGACGGAGCTAAGTACACGCGTGGGAGGACGCCGGTCGAGTTAGTACACGAGGAGGAGTACGGATCACGTTCTGAGGCTATGCGACGGGAACACGAGATAAAACAGATGTCACGCGACGAGAAGATCGACTTACTTACTGGTTAG
- a CDS encoding GtrA family protein, translated as MSRVTDILAPPRGRVLKFFVVGVFAAGVQTLLLWGFVEALGMYYVAAAVVAIEITIVLQYVINNAWTFKVVRHTDRGEYIRGLVRTNAVRGSAIPIQVGILYALVTWGGLGSWGDLGYIVANGVGILISGVYRYVLDARWTWQIANQ; from the coding sequence ATGTCGAGAGTCACGGATATCCTCGCACCGCCGCGGGGACGCGTTCTCAAGTTCTTCGTAGTCGGAGTCTTCGCAGCGGGAGTCCAGACTCTCTTACTCTGGGGCTTCGTCGAGGCACTCGGGATGTACTATGTCGCCGCCGCGGTCGTCGCTATAGAGATCACCATCGTACTCCAGTACGTAATCAACAACGCGTGGACATTCAAAGTCGTCCGTCACACCGACAGGGGAGAGTACATACGTGGTCTCGTGAGGACGAACGCGGTGAGGGGGTCGGCAATTCCGATACAGGTGGGTATACTCTACGCACTCGTAACCTGGGGAGGACTCGGATCGTGGGGTGACCTCGGATACATAGTCGCGAACGGCGTAGGTATACTAATATCCGGGGTATACAGGTACGTCTTAGACGCGAGATGGACGTGGCAGATAGCTAACCAGTAA